A window from Cryptomeria japonica chromosome 1, Sugi_1.0, whole genome shotgun sequence encodes these proteins:
- the LOC131028259 gene encoding copper transporter 6, translating to MGSDMDMPMQNSSPPDMGMNMTGMQMGGMQMTFYWGKRMELIFPGWESHTVAMYLLSLVALFVLAFFNQSLQYVRNRIVNLDHGSNNSKDLGTKRLGTSIAETVVFAVNAGTGYLLMLAVMSYNVGVFVVVIAGLSVGFFFFHSWQGSGRIAEISQGSANQTAGCATP from the coding sequence ATGGGTTCAGACATGGACATGCCTATGCAGAACAGTAGCCCACCAGATATGGGCATGAATATGACTGGCATGCAAATGGGTGGCATGCAAATGACTTTCTACTGGGGAAAAAGAATGGAGCTCATTTTCCCTGGATGGGAGTCCCACACAGTAGCCATGTACTTGCTCTCACTGGTTGCTCTGTTTGTTCTGGCCTTCTTCAACCAGTCCCTCCAGTATGTTAGGAATCGGATTGTCAATCTCGATCATGGAAGTAATAACAGCAAAGATTTGGGTACAAAACGTTTGGGGACTAGTATTGCTGAAACGGTGGTCTTTGCAGTTAATGCAGGAACTGGATATCTTCTCATGTTGGCTGTGATGTCTTATAATGTGGGAGTTTTTGTGGTTGTTATAGCAGGGCTTTCTGTGGGTTTCTTCTTCTTTCATTCTTGGCAGGGATCTGGTCGCATCGCTGAGATTTCTCAGGGTTCTGCTAATCAGACGGCGGGATGTGCGACTCCCTGA